The Schistocerca nitens isolate TAMUIC-IGC-003100 chromosome 7, iqSchNite1.1, whole genome shotgun sequence genome contains a region encoding:
- the LOC126194904 gene encoding methyltransferase N6AMT1 has protein sequence MSKYEFKIITPSLSHMSSCDFDAVYEPAEDTFLLIDALEDDLQLISTLKPSVCLEVGSGSGAVITAISMFLGNSCHCMATDISFVACKATQKTSLYNSANVDTINTDLVSAVVLRGVVDILIFNPPYVVTPSEEINLCGRSDDITRSWAGGLKGREVMDRIFSQVPLLLSETGVFYLLVISDNCPSEIEKIMNSVGFSMHILMQRKIRGEHLLVLRFRRAAA, from the exons ATGAGCAAGTATGAATTCAAAATTATCACACCATCACTTTCACATATGTCAAGTTGTGATTTTGATGCTGTTTATGAACCAGCTGAGGATACATTTTTGCTTATTGATGCCTTGGAAGATGATCTACAGTTAATCAGTACACTCAAACCCTCAGTGTGCTTGGAAGTTGGAAGTGGTTCTGGGGCTGTAATTACAGCTATATCTATGTTTCTTGGTAACAGCTGTCACTGCATGGCTACAGATATCAGTTTTGTGGCTTGTAAAGCAACACAGAAAACAAGTCTCTATAACAGCGCAAATGTTGATACAATAAATACTGATTTGGTCAGTGCTGTAGTACTTCGGGGAGTAGTGGACATATTGATATTTAATCCTCCATATGTTGTAACTCCTTCAGAAGAGATAAACTTATGTGGCAGAAGTGATGACATAACACGCTCTTGGGCTGGCGGATTGAAAGGAAGGGAG gTGATGGATCGTATTTTCTCACAAGTGCCATTACTGTTGTCAGAGACAGGTGTCTTCTATCTTCTGGTTATTTCTGATAACTGTCCCTCTGAAAttgaaaaaattatgaacagtgtgGGATTTTCAATGCATATTCTGATGCAAAGAAAAATCAGAGGTGAACATCTTTTGGTTCTACGTTTCAGAAGGGCTGCAGCTTAG